CGCACGACGCTGAAGCGCGTGGCATGGGTCCCGGAGTAATTGTTGGCCACGGTGAAGAGCTTGTCCGAGCACAGCTTGGTGGCGCCGTAGAGGTTGATGGGATTGGCGGCCTTGTCCGTGCTGAGCGCGATTACTTTTTCCACGCCCTGGTCGATGCAGGCGTTGATGACGTTTTCCGCGCCGAGAACGTTCGTGCGGATCGCTTCGATGGGATTGTATTCCGCGGCCGGCACCTGTTTGAGCGCCGCGGCATGGACCACGATGTTCACGCCGTGAAGCGCGCGGTTCAGGCGGTCGCGGTCGCGCACGTCGCCGATGAAAAAGCGCAGGCAAGGGTCCTTGAACTGCTGCTGCATCTCGAACTGCTTGAGCTCGTCGCGGCTGAAGATGATCAGCTTCTTCGGGCGGTAGCGGTCCAGCATGATCTGCGTGAACTTCTTCCCGAAAGAGCCCGTGCCTCCGGTGATGAGCACGACTTTGTCTTTCCAGTTGATCTTGGTTTCCGTGATCACGGGCGCGTTATTTTTCATAGGTCGAGGCTTTCTCTCTTTCGGAGACAATGGCGGGGGATATGGCCGTCAGCAGGTCTTTGCCGAGGATCCGGTACTGGCCCCCAATTTTTGTGGCTTTTAAGGTCCCCTTTTTCATGAGACGCATGAACGTGGAGGGGCTGATCTTGAGGATTTCCTGAACTTCTTTGGACGTATAAACCGTCATTTCTTTTATTTCCATGAGAGCTCCTAAGATGCCGTAAGAGGGCCCTATAATAGAAGCGCGGACCGAGGAGGTCAAGAAGTATTATCTTATGTCAAAACTAGTCAAAATCGTCAGACCTTGGGGCGGAAATCAAAGAGGGCATCGAAATCCCGGTCCACGCCCCGGTCCTTGAGATTCTTGGCCGCAAGCCCCAGAAAAACAACCGTGGAGGCGGCGGCGTAATAGAGAAGCAGGAGCGCCCGAAAGTCCCCTTTGCCGAAGAGGCTGAGAAGCGCGGCCAGCGTGATCACATTCATGACGGTCGGAAATGTGCCGGAATAGTGCACGATCATGAAAATCCGCTTGGGAAGGCTGTGCTGCTTGGGCTGTTCCGGAGCGCCGGCGCCCACGGTTTTGACGATCACGTCATGCGTCTTCCCCATTTTGGTCAGCTTGCCGACAAAGGCGCGGGACTTGGTATCGTGGACCGCCAGCAGCATCGTCTGAGCGAGCGACATCACGAAACCGCAGAAAAGCCAGAAATGGGATCCCGTCTTCGCGAAATACCCATACCCGAGCCCAAGCGCGGTCGAACCGTGCACGATGTAGTGATTGAGATAATCCCAGTAGCCGCCCGTGATGGGCAGGTCGGATTTTTCTTTCGTGATTTCCTTCCGCTTCACGTAATCGCGGTAACGCGCGAGCTCGCCGTCCACGCAATCCAGGATGTACCAGAACTGCAGCACCAGCGTCCCGAGAAAAAAAACGATCTTGTCCGGACAAAGAAAGAAAACCGCCGAGAGCAGTCCGGTCAAGATCATGACAAAGCTCACCTGGTCCGGCGTGACCGCCGTCGGGATCAGCGCGCGCGTCAGGAAAATGGACAGCGAGCGGCTGACGTAGCGCATGTAGACGTTGGAAACGT
This genomic stretch from Verrucomicrobiia bacterium harbors:
- a CDS encoding polysaccharide biosynthesis protein gives rise to the protein MKNNAPVITETKINWKDKVVLITGGTGSFGKKFTQIMLDRYRPKKLIIFSRDELKQFEMQQQFKDPCLRFFIGDVRDRDRLNRALHGVNIVVHAAALKQVPAAEYNPIEAIRTNVLGAENVINACIDQGVEKVIALSTDKAANPINLYGATKLCSDKLFTVANNYSGTHATRFSVVR
- a CDS encoding helix-turn-helix domain-containing protein; its protein translation is MEIKEMTVYTSKEVQEILKISPSTFMRLMKKGTLKATKIGGQYRILGKDLLTAISPAIVSEREKASTYEK